One Ananas comosus cultivar F153 linkage group 1, ASM154086v1, whole genome shotgun sequence DNA window includes the following coding sequences:
- the LOC109709374 gene encoding G-type lectin S-receptor-like serine/threonine-protein kinase RKS1, translating into MAQCVQHIAGSECRRCLQGLINETLKLFDGRQGGQILGGWCYLRYEVFLFYYGKPTISRFSVAPVNLPISPPPPGPPQIPTKRKAKLQITRPTSTFDADEVIKLWKSEERSSEFSLFDFDTIANSTNNFSVENKLGEGGFGTVYKGQLSDGLEIAVKRLSAHSGQGLVEFKNEIQLIAKLQHRNLVRLLGCCIHREEKILIYEYMPNKSLDFFLFGSYQSFCSNCSFLLFPHFLCYISLSVSDQTRGLLDWQKRFTIVEGIAQGLLYLHKHSRLRIIHRDLKASNILLDYEMNPKISDFGLARIFGSNETQANTNRIVGTYGYMSPEYASEGLFSVKSDVFSFGVLLLEIVSGKRNAGFHQYGNHLNLLGYAWELWKEGKWFELIDQKLDDSFETCEILRCIHAALMCVQENASDRPTMLNVITMLSSDSTSLSDPKQPAYFNVRIRDEAKMASDFIMPDTVNEITFSDLEGR; encoded by the exons ATGGCGCAGTGCGTCCAGCACATCGCGGGCTCGGAGTGCCGCCGGTGCCTTCAGGGGCTCATCAACGAGACGCTGAAGTTGTTCGACGGGCGGCAAGGTGGCCAAATTCTCGGCGGCTGGTGCTACTTGAGGTACGAAGTGTTTTTGTTCTACTATGGGAAGCCGACGATAAGCAGGTTTTCTGTTGCACCGGTGAACCTGCCCATCTCGCCGCCACCTCCCGGCCCTCCGCAAATTCCAACTAAAA GAAAGGCAAAGTTGCAAATCACTCGACCAACTTCCACTTTTGATGCTGACGAAGTTATTAAGCTTTGGAAGAGCGAAGAAAGAAGCTCTGAATTTTCATTATTTGATTTCGATACCATCGCGAACTCCACGAACAATTTTTCTGTCGAAAACAAACTTGGAGAGGGCGGATTTGGGACTGTCTACAAG GGCCAATTATCAGATGGACTTGAGATAGCAGTAAAGAGACTCTCCGCGCATTCAGGCCAAGGTCTAGTGGAATTCAAGAATGAGATTCAACTTATAGCAAAACTTCAACATCGAAATCTTGTGAGGCTATTAGGTTGTTGCATTCACAGAGAAgaaaaaatactaatatatgaatatatgccGAACAAAAGCTTGGATTTCTTCCTCTTTGGTTCGTATCAATCATTCTGCTCCAAttgctcttttcttctctttccacACTTTCTTTGTTATATTAGTTTGTCTGTCTCAGATCAAACAAGAGGACTATTAGACTGGCAAAAGCGCTTTACTATTGTTGAAGGGATAGCTCAAGGACTTCTTTATCTTCACAAGCACTCTAGACTACGAATTATCCATCGAGATCTAAAGGCGAGTAACATTCTCTTGGATTACGAAATGAACCCTAAGATATCTGATTTTGGCTTAGCTCGAATTTTTGGTTCCAACGAAACTCAAGCAAACACAAACAGGATTGTTGGCACGTA TGGCTATATGTCTCCCGAATATGCTTCTGAGGGTCTTTTCTCAGTCAAATCTGATGTCTTTAGCTTCGGCGTCTTACTTCTCGAGATAGTAAGCGGAAAAAGAAATGCTGGTTTCCACCAATATGGGAATCATCTTAACCTCCTTGGATAT GCATGGGAGCTTTGGAAAGAGGGGAAATGGTTTGAGCTCATAGATCAAAAACTAGATGATAGTTTTGAAACATGTGAGATATTGAGATGCATTCATGCGGCACTTATGTGTGTTCAAGAGAATGCCTCCGATCGACCGACCATGTTGAATGTGATTACGATGCTGAGCAGCGATAGCACGAGCCTATCGGATCCGAAACAACCGGCTTACTTCAATGTGAGAATCAGGGATGAAGCAAAGATGGCGTCTGATTTCATCATGCCTGACACCGTAAACGAGATTACTTTTAGTGATCTGGAAGGCCGATAA
- the LOC109717325 gene encoding cysteine-rich repeat secretory protein 38-like — MWAATKSAVINLMGTLPSPKLLLSLHLISLLCLPLLPHGQVYCYIGGNYTTGSPYESNLHHLLASLASAAPASDGFSATTAGESSDRVFGAALCRGDVNATDCRGCLGAASANILQGCPHNRRAEAILDHCLLKYSDQNFTSFPKNSQQVFGVYWRNISMATFPEYVEDAAGYNFVNQAIDTLLSGVANAAAPSSNSVKMFATGELSPGKGFPTTYGLAQCFPSITDSECRWCLQGLVNETLKLFDGRQGGQILGGSWCYLRYEVYLFYYGKPTVSLISAAPVNLPSSPPPPPGPLQIPTKSEDPHS; from the coding sequence ATGTGGGCAGCAACCAAATCTGCAGTCATTAATCTCATGGGCACCCTTCCCTCCCCCaaactcctcctctctctccacctGATCTCACTACTCTGCCTTCCCCTTCTGCCGCACGGCCAAGTCTACTGCTACATCGGCGGTAACTACACGACCGGCAGCCCCTACGAGTCCAACCTCCACCACCTTCTGGCTTCTCTCGCCTCCGCAGCCCCTGCCTCCGACGGCTTCTCCGCCACCACGGCAGGCGAGTCTTCCGACCGAGTGTTCGGCGCCGCCCTCTGCCGCGGCGACGTCAACGCCACCGACTGCCGTGGCTGCCTCGGTGCAGCTTCCGCCAACATCCTGCAGGGCTGCCCGCACAACCGAAGGGCCGAAGCCATCCTCGACCACTGCCTGCTCAAGTACTCCGACCAGAACTTCACCTCCTTCCCCAAGAACTCGCAACAGGTCTTTGGGGTCTACTGGCGGAACATCAGCATGGCGACATTCCCGGAATACGTCGAGGATGCCGCCGGCTACAACTTCGTCAACCAGGCGATTGACACGCTGCTGAGCGGCGTCGCCAATGCGGCCGCGCCGAGCTCGAACTCCGTCAAAATGTTCGCGACCGGCGAGCTGAGCCCCGGGAAGGGTTTTCCGACCACATACGGGCTGGCGCAGTGCTTCCCGTCCATCACGGACTCGGAGTGCCGCTGGTGCCTCCAGGGACTCGTCAACGAGACGCTGAAGTTGTTCGACGGGCGGCAAGGCGGCCAAATTCTCGGCGGCAGCTGGTGCTACTTGAGATACGAAGTGTATTTGTTCTACTACGGGAAGCCGACGGTAAGCCTTATTTCTGCTGCACCGGTGAACCTGCCcagctcgccgccgcctcctcccggCCCTCTGCAAATTCCAACTAAAAGTGAGGATCCGCACTCTTGA
- the LOC109717347 gene encoding G-type lectin S-receptor-like serine/threonine-protein kinase RKS1, giving the protein MLSLHISLRWPKKSKLCIIVTTTCLPVLLSCSLLCLVCIKRQRRAGKAKLQSTRTTSTFDIDEVIKLWKSEERSSEFSLFDFDTLENSTNNFSDENKLGEGGFGTVYKGQLSDRLEIAVKRLSARSGQGLVEFKNEIQLIAKLQHRNLVRLLGCCIQGEEKILIYEYMPNKSLDFFLFDQTRGGLLDWQKRFTIVEGIAQGLLYLHKHSRLRIIHRDLKASNILLDCKMNSKISDFGLARIFGSNETQANTNRVVGTFGYMSPEYASDGLFSVKSDVFSFGVLLLEIVSGKRNAGFHQYGNHLHLLGYAWELWKEGKWFELIDQKLGDSFETCEILRCIHVALMCVQENASDRPTMSNVIMMLSSDSTNLPDPKQPAYFNVRIKDEAKIASDFIVPDTVNEITFSDLEGR; this is encoded by the exons ATGTTATCATTACATATTTCGTTGAGAT GGCCGAAGAAAAGTAAGCTTTGCATTATCGTTACAACTACGTGCCTCCCGGTGCTCCTTTCTTGCTCCCTCTTGTGTCTTGTGTGCATCAAAAGGCAAAGGCGCGCAG GAAAGGCAAAGTTGCAAAGCACTCGAACAACTTCCACTTTTGATATTGATGAAGTTATTAAGCTTTGGAAGAGCGAAGAAAGAAGCTCTGAATTttcattatttgattttgatacCCTAGAAAACTCCACGAACAATTTTTCTGATGAAAACAAACTTGGCGAGGGCGGATTTGGGACTGTCTACAAG GGCCAATTATCAGATAGACTTGAGATAGCAGTTAAGAGACTCTCTGCACGTTCAGGCCAAGGTCTAGTGGAATTCAAGAATGAGATTCAACTTATAGCAAAACTTCAACATCGAAATCTCGTGAGGCTATTAGGTTGTTGCAttcaaggagaagagaaaatacTAATCTACGAATATATGCCGAACAAAAGCTTGGATTTCTTCCTCTTTG ATCAAACAAGAGGAGGACTATTAGACTGGCAAAAGCGCTTTACTATTGTTGAAGGGATAGCCCAAGGGCTTCTTTATCTTCACAAGCACTCTAGACTACGAATTATCCATCGAGATCTAAAGGCGAGTAACATTCTCTTGGATTGCAAAATGAACTCGAAGATATCTGATTTTGGCTTAGCGCGAATTTTTGGTTCCAACGAAACTCAAGCAAACACAAATAGGGTTGTTGGCACGTT TGGTTACATGTCTCCCGAATATGCTTCTGATGGTCTTTTCTCAGTCAAATCTGATGTCTTTAGTTTCGGCGTATTACTTCTCGAGATCGTAAGCGGAAAGAGAAATGCTGGTTTTCACCAATATGgaaatcatcttcatctccttGGATAT GCATGGGAACTTTGGAAAGAGGGGAAATGGTTTGAGCTCATAGATCAAAAACTAGGTGATAGTTTTGAAACATGTGAGATATTGAGATGCATTCATGTGGCACTTATGTGTGTTCAAGAGAACGCCTCGGATCGACCGACCATGTCGAATGTGATTATGATGCTGAGCAGCGATAGTACGAACCTACCGGACCCAAAACAACCGGCTTACTTCAATGTGAGAATCAAGGATGAAGCAAAGATAGCGTCTGATTTTATCGTGCCTGACACCGTAAATGAGATTACTTTTAGCGATCTAGAAGGCCGATAA